One genomic segment of [Phormidium] sp. ETS-05 includes these proteins:
- a CDS encoding type II toxin-antitoxin system HicB family antitoxin, with protein sequence MLTQYIQAAMQQAKYEIFPDDGTFYGEIPICEGVYANAATLEACRAELQEVLEDWILLSLTMNLPLPTIDGIDLTILVFKKPSATISAYSYVGWVEERNPTPPNRDLITALCQTIWYYSLPLSLSGRGVWGEGTVLDRRAKRCNKVSGSPRTKDK encoded by the coding sequence ATGCTTACCCAATATATCCAAGCTGCCATGCAGCAAGCTAAATATGAGATTTTCCCCGATGATGGCACCTTTTATGGCGAAATTCCTATCTGTGAGGGAGTTTACGCCAATGCTGCCACCCTAGAAGCCTGTAGAGCAGAATTGCAGGAAGTTTTGGAAGATTGGATTTTGTTGAGTTTGACCATGAATCTGCCTCTACCCACTATTGACGGTATCGACCTCACCATCCTGGTCTTTAAGAAACCTTCGGCGACAATCTCAGCGTATTCTTATGTAGGTTGGGTTGAGGAACGAAACCCAACGCCACCAAACCGAGATTTAATTACAGCACTTTGTCAAACGATTTGGTACTACTCATTGCCCCTCTCCCTTTCTGGGAGAGGGGTTTGGGGTGAGGGCACTGTACTAGATAGACGGGCAAAACGCTGTAACAAAGTTTCTGGTAGTCCAAGGACAAAGGACAAATGA
- a CDS encoding DUF29 family protein, which produces MTQELADLKTSIIEGRYQDALAIVDELEGMSKKAILRNIQSFLKILMIHFIKNQVQQRLTNSWAASIQNSLEEINSLNRKDNKTSYYINAGEWQPFLEEAIEAAIRPASLEIYNKPINRAKFAAELDQNQLIAIASRFLELTYSYTAKDLPAIIDEQLSQLPGGEDWNQDDD; this is translated from the coding sequence ATGACCCAAGAACTAGCCGACCTAAAAACCAGCATCATAGAAGGACGCTACCAAGATGCCTTAGCCATTGTTGACGAACTAGAAGGCATGAGCAAAAAAGCCATTCTGAGGAATATTCAATCTTTCCTCAAGATTTTAATGATTCACTTCATTAAAAACCAAGTACAACAGCGGTTAACCAACTCTTGGGCAGCTTCAATTCAAAATTCCCTAGAAGAAATTAACAGTCTGAACCGCAAAGATAACAAAACCTCTTATTACATCAATGCAGGTGAATGGCAACCGTTTCTAGAAGAAGCCATAGAAGCTGCCATCCGTCCCGCTAGTTTGGAAATCTACAATAAACCCATCAACCGGGCAAAATTCGCCGCCGAACTCGACCAAAACCAGCTTATCGCGATCGCCAGCAGATTCCTAGAACTCACTTACAGCTATACCGCCAAAGATTTACCCGCCATCATTGACGAGCAGTTATCCCAGCTACCTGGTGGAGAAGATTGGAATCAAGATGATGATTAA
- a CDS encoding N-acetylmuramoyl-L-alanine amidase: MRNLLGLAILGSAMVITQSARADSSLFLAYPPLEHKTTAQQIFFIGTAPPSGDVFINDQKIQRSPAGHFAPSLPLQIGENQFTIRHGNQEIQVKVTREATTPQMPQGVGFAPNSLTPAVDIARMPGELVCFSAVAPADATVSVQIGSQTLSLMPQGEVVELPANLSALTEENLPLVRNAAGHYEGCTNNLTVPGNLGQPKFQVSLNGQTRSEMGGGRVEILSPSQFQVAEVTAAAGVARTGPSSENTRLTPLPAGTRSRITGREGDFLRLEYGGWIKADEVKVLSTGAPPRSIVRSLGYRQVPNWTEIRFPLETPLPMTVQQGEGTLTLTLYNATAETQTIRLDDDPVIKRLDWEQREPGRLEYTFNLKSPQQWGYKLRYEGTTLVFSLRHPPEMRSGSRPLAGMKIAIDPGHGSPEDLGARGPTGYPEKDVTLIVSKLLRDELQKRGATVYMTREGDEDLWPLQRVEMIEKEEPNLALSVHYNALPDSGDAMNTAGVGMFWYHPQAHGLAVFLHNYLVQKLGRPSYGVFWNSLALARSTVTPSVLLELGFMINPNEFEWIVDPEAQKQLAATLADGVEEWVRTTR; encoded by the coding sequence ATGCGCAATCTCCTAGGCTTAGCTATACTCGGTTCTGCTATGGTCATCACTCAATCTGCTAGGGCAGACAGCTCTCTGTTTTTAGCCTATCCGCCCTTGGAACACAAAACTACCGCACAACAGATTTTTTTCATTGGCACTGCCCCCCCTAGCGGTGATGTGTTCATCAACGACCAGAAAATCCAGCGCAGTCCCGCTGGCCATTTCGCCCCCAGTTTACCGCTGCAAATTGGGGAAAATCAATTTACTATCCGCCACGGCAACCAGGAAATTCAAGTGAAAGTGACTCGGGAGGCAACTACTCCCCAAATGCCACAGGGAGTGGGGTTTGCCCCCAACTCCCTCACTCCGGCTGTGGATATTGCCAGAATGCCTGGGGAGCTGGTTTGCTTCAGTGCGGTGGCTCCTGCTGATGCTACGGTTTCGGTGCAAATCGGTTCCCAAACCCTTAGTTTAATGCCTCAAGGGGAAGTGGTGGAACTGCCAGCGAATTTGTCGGCGCTCACGGAAGAAAATTTGCCCCTCGTGCGTAATGCTGCTGGTCACTACGAAGGTTGTACTAATAATCTCACGGTGCCGGGAAATTTGGGTCAGCCGAAATTTCAAGTCAGCCTCAATGGTCAGACGCGCAGTGAAATGGGTGGGGGTCGGGTGGAGATTCTCTCACCGAGTCAATTTCAGGTGGCGGAGGTGACGGCGGCGGCGGGGGTGGCTCGCACGGGCCCGTCATCGGAAAATACCCGCCTGACGCCTTTACCTGCGGGCACCCGATCGCGCATTACTGGACGGGAAGGAGATTTCCTCCGCCTGGAATACGGCGGCTGGATTAAAGCTGATGAAGTAAAAGTATTATCTACTGGGGCACCCCCCCGGTCGATCGTTAGAAGTCTCGGTTATCGTCAAGTCCCCAACTGGACCGAAATTCGCTTCCCCCTAGAAACCCCACTCCCGATGACAGTACAGCAAGGGGAAGGGACATTAACTCTGACGCTCTATAACGCCACGGCGGAAACCCAAACCATTCGCCTGGATGACGACCCGGTAATCAAACGCCTCGACTGGGAACAGCGGGAACCTGGACGTTTAGAATACACATTTAACCTCAAATCACCGCAGCAATGGGGCTACAAGTTGCGCTATGAGGGCACAACTCTGGTATTTTCTCTCCGCCATCCCCCAGAAATGCGCAGCGGTAGCCGTCCCCTCGCCGGGATGAAAATCGCGATCGACCCTGGTCACGGTAGCCCCGAAGACCTCGGCGCTCGCGGTCCCACCGGCTATCCTGAAAAAGATGTCACCTTAATTGTTTCCAAACTATTACGAGACGAACTACAAAAGCGCGGCGCCACCGTCTATATGACCCGCGAAGGAGACGAGGATTTGTGGCCATTGCAGCGCGTAGAAATGATTGAGAAAGAAGAGCCCAACCTCGCCCTCAGCGTCCACTACAATGCTCTCCCAGACTCCGGCGATGCCATGAATACTGCTGGTGTCGGGATGTTCTGGTATCATCCCCAAGCCCACGGTTTAGCCGTATTTTTGCACAATTATCTCGTGCAAAAGTTGGGGCGGCCATCCTACGGCGTATTTTGGAACAGTTTGGCCCTAGCTCGCTCTACCGTCACCCCTTCAGTATTATTAGAATTGGGTTTTATGATTAACCCCAATGAATTTGAGTGGATTGTTGACCCCGAAGCACAGAAACAACTCGCCGCCACCCTCGCCGACGGTGTAGAAGAGTGGGTACGCACCACCCGCTAG
- a CDS encoding SpoIIE family protein phosphatase has translation MRKPLDDYDDIRSWLGAIALLASVCQGAVARVRLALERLCHSKGGRGDGGQKARKQGGRGEISQAHKRTSAPRQLVSSSRSAPLSSGLKPNYEHLMLQQAHDLIAIFSLPEARLLHTNDAWRETVGQTSTATTFPPGWDNILHPNCPPEGRDIPAAVARGQTFSDIELVLVATSGAPVWVRGKVISHEENGQNYLAAIFRNISTEKQLAAKYQQLFEQATEGIFEASLSGDFLCVNPALARIYGYETAAEFLADIPNVSQLYLEIPQWQDSLPILEGTGELSREVKVKRRGGHTIWVLEKLQLQRDDLGRPAGVQGFVQDITTRRQAEATLAVAKEQLQAVLDAVPGTVSLISSDFRYLGVNRHLAATYNLPLDFFVGREVGFRQSAFGQFVREFFTNAAEEAAQEIDTEINGSFRSDLVIAKKWLDSEAAVFVGIDITERKRAEAALRQELAEAAEYVRSLLPAPISEPIAIDSRFIPSQQLGGDGFDYYWLDEDHLAIYLLDVSGHGSRAALLSVSVLNFLRSRFLPDTNFYQPERVLSALNQIIQMERQRNMYFTIWYGVYNQRTRELVYASAGHPPAVLLSHSPFGIEAKLLKTSGCLPIGMFPTAQYTRDSSQIQPQSTLYIFSDGIYEIRQPDGTIWDLEDFLNLLENCHRHGDDFSLERVLQAVRAVNTKDTFNDDVSLLQINFKP, from the coding sequence ATGAGGAAACCCTTGGACGATTACGATGACATCCGCTCTTGGCTGGGGGCAATCGCCCTCCTAGCCTCGGTTTGCCAGGGCGCTGTTGCCCGAGTGCGCCTAGCTCTAGAGCGCCTGTGTCACTCTAAGGGGGGACGGGGGGATGGGGGCCAGAAGGCCAGAAAGCAGGGGGGCAGAGGGGAAATATCACAAGCGCACAAGCGCACAAGCGCTCCCCGTCAACTCGTCTCTTCGTCTCGGTCGGCGCCGCTTTCCTCTGGGCTAAAGCCCAACTACGAACATTTGATGCTACAACAAGCCCACGATTTGATTGCCATCTTCAGCCTCCCGGAAGCCCGCTTGCTTCATACCAATGATGCTTGGCGGGAAACTGTGGGGCAAACATCCACGGCTACAACCTTCCCACCGGGATGGGATAATATCCTCCATCCCAACTGTCCCCCCGAGGGGCGGGACATCCCTGCTGCTGTAGCTAGAGGACAAACTTTCTCAGATATCGAGCTGGTTTTGGTGGCCACCAGTGGCGCCCCGGTGTGGGTCAGGGGCAAAGTCATCTCCCATGAGGAAAACGGTCAAAACTACCTAGCAGCGATTTTCCGCAATATCAGCACCGAAAAGCAACTGGCGGCTAAATACCAGCAACTGTTTGAACAGGCGACCGAAGGTATATTTGAAGCTAGCCTCAGCGGTGATTTCCTCTGTGTCAACCCGGCTCTCGCCCGGATTTATGGTTATGAAACTGCTGCCGAATTTCTCGCCGATATCCCTAATGTCAGCCAACTTTACCTAGAAATCCCTCAGTGGCAAGATTCCTTGCCGATATTGGAAGGCACTGGGGAACTCAGTCGCGAAGTGAAGGTGAAGCGGCGGGGCGGACATACTATCTGGGTGTTGGAAAAGCTACAGCTACAGCGAGATGATTTGGGGCGCCCTGCGGGAGTACAGGGGTTCGTACAAGATATCACCACTCGCCGTCAGGCTGAGGCAACTCTGGCGGTGGCGAAAGAGCAGCTACAGGCTGTATTGGACGCCGTACCAGGGACCGTTTCTCTGATTAGCTCTGATTTTCGTTATTTGGGGGTGAACCGCCACCTGGCGGCTACTTATAATTTGCCCCTGGATTTTTTTGTGGGACGGGAAGTGGGTTTCCGCCAGTCGGCTTTCGGCCAATTCGTGCGGGAGTTTTTCACCAACGCGGCGGAAGAGGCTGCCCAGGAAATCGATACAGAAATTAATGGTAGTTTCCGCAGCGATTTGGTGATTGCTAAAAAGTGGCTCGATAGCGAAGCGGCGGTGTTTGTGGGCATAGATATTACGGAACGTAAGCGCGCTGAAGCGGCTCTGCGTCAAGAACTAGCCGAAGCTGCGGAGTATGTACGTAGTTTGTTGCCCGCTCCCATCTCGGAACCGATCGCGATCGACTCCCGGTTTATCCCCTCCCAGCAGCTCGGTGGTGATGGTTTTGACTACTACTGGCTCGACGAAGACCATTTGGCGATTTATTTGCTCGACGTATCGGGCCACGGTTCCCGCGCTGCTTTGCTGTCGGTTTCTGTTCTCAATTTCTTGCGATCGCGCTTCCTCCCAGATACCAACTTTTACCAGCCTGAGCGGGTTTTGAGCGCCCTCAACCAAATTATCCAAATGGAACGCCAGCGCAATATGTATTTCACCATCTGGTATGGCGTTTATAATCAGCGCACCCGCGAGCTGGTTTATGCTAGCGCTGGTCATCCCCCCGCTGTTTTACTCTCCCACTCCCCCTTTGGCATCGAAGCCAAACTGCTCAAAACCAGCGGTTGTCTGCCGATCGGTATGTTTCCCACTGCCCAATACACCCGCGATTCTTCCCAAATTCAGCCCCAGAGTACCCTCTATATCTTCAGTGATGGCATTTATGAAATCCGCCAACCCGACGGCACCATCTGGGACCTGGAGGACTTCCTTAACTTGTTGGAAAACTGCCACCGCCACGGTGACGACTTCAGCCTCGAACGAGTTTTGCAAGCCGTGCGCGCCGTCAACACCAAAGACACCTTTAATGATGATGTTTCTCTCCTGCAAATAAATTTTAAACCTTAA
- a CDS encoding anti-sigma factor antagonist (This anti-anti-sigma factor, or anti-sigma factor antagonist, belongs to a family that includes characterized members SpoIIAA, RsbV, RsfA, and RsfB.) has translation MVNQTTAEDFPVSSREETAIVHLPHRVTVMEAVAFKQTVIKLLEKNPPWQQIILDFRQTTFIDSSGVGALVHNLKAAKRLDVFLGLQNVQPQVKGVLSLTGLERALTILPDAPNVNPIENKEEEKRLGEQTPPLPPLPTTHPSVRSVAKRGLDIVGAIVGLGITAVLFPAIAIAIKLDSPGPIFFSQIRCGWMGRSFRMWKFRSMCINAEAMKSQVENQITGPLFKNENDPRVTRVGRFLRRRSLDELPQFWNVLTGEMSLVGTRPVLPDELDKYEVPEWQRLDVKPGMTGEWQVNGRSNVRNFEDVIRLDLKYQQNWSFLYDLKLIVKTISILFQKNTGAF, from the coding sequence ATGGTCAATCAAACAACTGCCGAAGATTTTCCCGTTTCCTCAAGGGAGGAGACCGCGATCGTCCACTTGCCACACCGCGTTACCGTGATGGAGGCGGTGGCTTTCAAGCAAACTGTCATCAAACTGCTGGAAAAAAATCCCCCTTGGCAGCAAATCATCCTTGATTTCCGGCAGACCACTTTTATTGATAGCAGCGGCGTGGGGGCATTGGTTCACAATCTGAAAGCGGCGAAACGGCTAGACGTTTTTTTAGGTCTGCAAAACGTGCAGCCCCAAGTGAAAGGAGTTTTATCCCTGACGGGACTGGAGCGAGCTTTAACTATCTTGCCCGACGCCCCCAATGTCAACCCAATTGAAAACAAAGAGGAGGAAAAAAGATTGGGGGAGCAAACGCCCCCCCTACCCCCCCTCCCGACCACTCATCCGTCGGTCCGTTCTGTGGCTAAACGGGGGTTGGATATCGTGGGGGCGATTGTCGGGTTGGGAATTACGGCGGTGTTGTTTCCGGCGATCGCCATTGCCATCAAACTCGACAGCCCTGGTCCGATTTTCTTTAGTCAAATCCGCTGCGGTTGGATGGGACGCTCATTTCGGATGTGGAAATTCCGCTCCATGTGCATCAACGCCGAAGCCATGAAATCCCAAGTAGAAAACCAAATCACCGGGCCCCTGTTTAAAAACGAAAACGACCCCCGGGTTACCCGAGTCGGACGCTTCCTGCGCCGCCGGAGTTTGGACGAACTGCCCCAGTTCTGGAATGTACTTACGGGCGAGATGAGCCTCGTAGGCACCAGACCGGTTCTCCCGGACGAACTGGACAAGTACGAAGTCCCCGAATGGCAGCGCCTGGATGTGAAACCGGGGATGACCGGGGAGTGGCAAGTCAATGGCCGCTCTAATGTGCGGAACTTTGAAGATGTGATCCGCTTAGACCTAAAATACCAGCAAAACTGGAGTTTCCTCTATGATTTAAAGCTAATCGTGAAAACCATTAGCATCCTGTTCCAGAAAAACACTGGCGCTTTTTAA
- a CDS encoding AAA family ATPase, whose product MRQIQKNCVVYQFHNNSDTASIRQKWNIEDNKYLREDAANLAPFLWRLQENESAYYKRIVDVLTLIVRFFSNFVLELDYDSIMLKWRENGSDLLFTANQASDGTLRVMALITLLLQPPGTLPEVLILDQPELGLHPYAINSICGLINLISHRCQVILATQSTVLVDGFEPEDILVVERKNRQSCFWRVDAADLQDWLDEYSLSELWNKNLIGGRPSRSLVGIYSHFK is encoded by the coding sequence GTGCGCCAGATTCAAAAAAATTGTGTTGTTTACCAGTTTCACAACAATTCAGACACAGCTAGCATTAGACAAAAATGGAATATTGAAGATAATAAATATCTCCGAGAAGATGCCGCCAATTTAGCGCCGTTTCTTTGGCGACTACAAGAGAATGAATCTGCCTACTATAAGAGAATAGTGGATGTATTGACTCTAATTGTCCGATTTTTCTCAAATTTTGTCTTAGAACTAGACTATGACTCTATTATGTTGAAATGGAGAGAAAATGGGAGCGATTTGCTGTTCACTGCCAACCAAGCATCAGATGGCACATTAAGAGTAATGGCATTGATTACGCTGTTGCTGCAACCCCCAGGAACTTTACCAGAAGTATTAATTTTAGATCAGCCAGAATTAGGTTTGCATCCCTATGCTATTAATAGCATATGCGGTTTAATCAACCTCATCTCTCACCGATGCCAAGTTATTTTAGCCACTCAATCTACAGTATTAGTTGATGGCTTTGAACCGGAAGACATTCTGGTGGTGGAACGAAAAAATCGGCAATCTTGTTTTTGGCGGGTGGATGCAGCAGATTTGCAAGATTGGTTAGATGAATATTCTTTATCGGAATTATGGAACAAAAATTTGATTGGAGGCAGACCCAGCCGCAGCTTGGTTGGCATATATAGTCATTTCAAATAA
- a CDS encoding STAS domain-containing protein — MSSVVKVIQPFGLLDRTKSGQFHQEINNCLAAGANLVLIDFKDVTFMDSSGLGAVVLAIKTVQSAGQKIFVCGLNHQVRMLFELAGLDKVIEIFDNQDQFKSKVVT; from the coding sequence ATGAGTTCTGTGGTTAAAGTGATTCAGCCTTTTGGTCTCCTAGACCGCACGAAGTCCGGGCAGTTCCATCAAGAGATTAACAACTGCTTAGCGGCGGGTGCGAACCTGGTTTTAATTGATTTTAAGGATGTGACGTTTATGGATAGTTCCGGGTTGGGAGCGGTGGTGCTGGCGATTAAAACGGTGCAATCAGCGGGACAGAAGATATTTGTATGTGGGTTGAACCATCAAGTGAGGATGCTGTTTGAACTGGCGGGTTTGGATAAGGTGATCGAGATTTTCGATAATCAAGACCAGTTCAAAAGCAAGGTTGTGACTTAA
- a CDS encoding anti-sigma regulatory factor, translated as MPEQPLKRSRIQVSTDLNALAEVLQWFEQFNISLVPGDIWWQCQTALAEGFTNAVRHAHRNLPPETPIDIEVAILPQYLEMRIWDGGQPFDLESKLQVLSQQVLDPLEKENGRGLIFMHQLTDEISYTRTEDQRNCLLMRRNLLAPLRGDK; from the coding sequence ATGCCAGAGCAACCGCTCAAGCGATCGCGGATTCAGGTCAGCACCGACCTGAACGCCCTTGCAGAAGTCCTGCAGTGGTTTGAGCAATTCAACATCTCCCTCGTGCCTGGGGACATCTGGTGGCAGTGTCAGACCGCCTTAGCGGAAGGCTTCACCAACGCCGTGCGCCACGCCCACCGCAACTTACCCCCAGAAACACCCATTGATATTGAGGTAGCGATCCTGCCCCAGTATCTGGAAATGCGGATTTGGGATGGCGGTCAGCCCTTTGATCTAGAATCAAAACTGCAAGTCCTCTCCCAACAAGTATTAGACCCCCTAGAAAAAGAAAATGGCCGGGGACTAATATTTATGCACCAGCTCACGGACGAAATTTCCTACACTCGTACTGAAGACCAGCGCAACTGTCTGTTAATGCGAAGAAACTTGCTGGCGCCCCTCCGGGGCGACAAATGA
- a CDS encoding carbonic anhydrase, with product MKTLTRILKISLISLIFTNISCQPVTPPETSTSPSTATSNPPAPEPASWHYGGAHNPTKWGDLKPEYAACKNGSSQSPINLDPAKISKANPAKIEFSYQDVPLNITNNGHRIQVNYPPGSWVKIGEQKYDLLQFHFHTPSEHTVSNQAAGMELHLVHKNQAGNLAVVAVLIQEGKPNELLALLWEDIPDIGEVEESDLKINASKLLPANRAYYSYSGSLTTPPCSEGVNWQVLATPIEASPEQIEEFAEIYHVNARPVQPVNQRQITLHK from the coding sequence ATGAAAACTCTCACCCGGATATTAAAAATATCGCTCATTTCTTTAATCTTCACAAATATCTCCTGTCAGCCCGTCACCCCACCAGAAACATCCACATCACCATCAACTGCCACATCCAACCCACCAGCACCAGAGCCAGCAAGCTGGCATTATGGGGGAGCCCATAATCCTACTAAATGGGGAGACTTAAAGCCAGAATATGCCGCCTGCAAAAATGGCTCTTCCCAGTCTCCTATCAATTTAGACCCAGCTAAAATCAGTAAAGCTAATCCAGCCAAAATCGAATTTAGCTACCAAGATGTCCCTTTAAATATAACCAACAATGGCCACAGGATTCAAGTCAATTATCCGCCCGGGAGTTGGGTAAAAATTGGCGAGCAAAAGTATGATTTGCTGCAGTTTCACTTTCACACCCCCAGCGAGCATACAGTGAGCAATCAGGCGGCGGGGATGGAGTTGCACTTGGTTCACAAAAATCAAGCCGGAAATCTGGCGGTTGTGGCAGTGTTAATTCAGGAAGGTAAGCCCAATGAATTGCTCGCTCTCCTCTGGGAAGACATTCCCGATATCGGCGAGGTGGAGGAGAGCGATCTCAAAATTAATGCTAGCAAGCTGTTGCCCGCTAACCGGGCTTACTACAGTTACAGTGGTTCTCTGACTACGCCGCCTTGCAGTGAGGGGGTAAATTGGCAGGTGTTGGCGACGCCGATCGAAGCCTCGCCGGAGCAAATCGAGGAGTTTGCAGAAATTTACCATGTGAATGCTCGACCAGTGCAACCGGTGAATCAAAGGCAAATCACGTTACATAAATGA
- a CDS encoding AAA family ATPase has product MLKKITIKGYKSIKEAEIELGNINILIGANGPGKSNFIDFFKLLRWMIQIPGQLQVFVGQSGGANSLLFDGAAVTPQMEAELQFETDVGRNDYLFRLFHASPDTFIFAEEKISVFPKPLSKFSKLDPPRCRS; this is encoded by the coding sequence ATGCTAAAAAAAATCACAATTAAGGGTTATAAGTCAATTAAAGAAGCCGAGATAGAACTAGGGAATATCAACATTTTAATCGGCGCCAACGGCCCTGGCAAATCTAATTTTATTGATTTTTTTAAACTGCTGCGATGGATGATTCAAATTCCCGGTCAACTCCAAGTTTTTGTTGGCCAATCTGGAGGAGCTAACTCTTTGCTATTTGATGGCGCCGCTGTCACCCCCCAAATGGAAGCAGAGTTGCAGTTTGAAACTGATGTAGGCAGAAATGATTATCTCTTCCGCCTTTTTCATGCTTCGCCAGACACCTTCATATTTGCTGAGGAAAAAATATCGGTTTTCCCGAAACCCTTATCAAAGTTTAGCAAATTGGATCCCCCTAGATGCCGGTCATAA